The proteins below come from a single Aegilops tauschii subsp. strangulata cultivar AL8/78 chromosome 6, Aet v6.0, whole genome shotgun sequence genomic window:
- the LOC109749263 gene encoding large ribosomal subunit protein eL33w, translating to MVKGRTGQRVRLYVRGTILGYKRSKSNQYETASLVQIEGVNTREDVAWYGGKRMAYVYKAKTKSNGTHYRCIWGKVSRPHGNTGVVRAKFTSNLPAEAMGKKVRVFMYPSSI from the exons ATGGTGAAGGGACGCACCGGCCAGCGCGTGAGGCTCTACGTCCGCGGCACCATCCTCGGATACAAGAG GTCCAAGTCGAACCAGTACGAGACGGCGTCGCTGGTGCAGATCGAGGGGGTGAACACCAGGGAGGACGTGGCCTGGTACGGCGGCAAGAGGATGGCCTACGTCTACAAGGCCAAGACCAAGAGCAACGGCACCCACTACCGCTGCATCTGGGGCAAGGTCTCCCGCCCCCACGGCAACACCGGCGTCGTCCGCGCCAAGTTCACCTCCAACCTGCCCGCCGAGGCCATG GGGAAAAAGGTCAGGGTCTTCATGTACCCGAGCAGCATCTAA